GCCGTGGGTTACAGACCCACTTCAAGGCGATAGTAGTCAGCCAGCAGTTCGAAGGCCTCAATCGCGTCAAGCGTCACCAGAAGGTGTATGGCACTTTGGGCGAACTGATGGGCGAGTTCCATGCGTTGGCGCTGCATACCTACACGCCGCAAGAATGGGCACAGATCGACGCGGCCCCGGCCTCGCCGACCTGTGCGGGCGGAGAGAAGCAGCAAAAACAGCTTTAAGCTGCAAGCTGCAAGTTCAGGGTATCGTGCTTCTGGCTTGCCGCTTGAAGCTTGCCGCTAACCGCTGCTCCTTTGCTACAATCCGCAACGCGCCGCTCACCCGGCGCGTTTTTTTTCGCATCCGGTTCACCCCTTACGAGGGTAGCCACCTGGAGAATTACCCATGACACAACAGATTGTCGTGGCGGCACTGTATAAGTTCGTCACCCTGGAAGATTACGTCGCCCTGCGCGAGCCGCTGCTGCAAGCAATGGTCGACAACGGCATCAAAGGCACGCTGCTGATCGCCGAAGAAGGCATCAACGGCACTGTGTCCGGCAGCCGCGAAGGCATTGACGGGCTGATGGCCTGGCTCAAGAACGACCCACGCATGGACGACATCGACCACAAAGAGTCGTACTGCGATGATCAGCCGTTCTACCGCACCAAAGTCAAACTCAAGAAAGAAATCGTCACGCTGGGCGTTGAAGGTGTAGACCCGAATAAAAAGGTCGGCACCTATGTGGATCCGCAGAACTGGAATGCGCTGATCAGCGATCCTGAAGTGCTGTTGATCGACACCCGCAACGACTATGAAGTCTCGATTGGCACCTTCGAAGGCGCTATCGATCCGAAGACCACCAGTTTTCGCGAATTCCCTGACTACATCAAAGCCAATTTCGACCCGGCCGTGCACAAGAAAGTCGCGATGTTTTGCACCGGTGGTATTCGCTGCGAGAAGGCCTCGAGCTACATGCTCAATCAGGGGTTCGACGAGGTTTACCACCTCAAGGGCGGCATCCTGAAGTACCTCGAAGAGGTGCCTCAGGAAGAAACCAAATGGCAGGGCGACTGCTTCGTGTTCGATAACCGCGTGACCGTTCGTCACGACCTCAGCGAGGGCGACTACGATCAATGTCATGCCTGTCGTACGCCCGTCAGTGTGGAAGACCGTGCATCCGAGCATTATGTGGCCGGCATCAGTTGCCCGCATTGCTGGGATAAGCTGAGCGAGAAAACCCGTCGCAGTGCCATCGACCGGCAGAAGCAGATCGAACTGGCCAAGGCGCGCAACCTGCCGCACCCGATCGGTTACAACTACAAGCAAACTCCTTCCGAGGCTTGAACCATGTCTGCACGTCGCCTGCTCTATGTGATGGACCCGATGTGTTCCTGGTGCTGGGGTTTTGCCCCAGTGGCTAAGGCGCTGGTCGAGCAGGCGCAGGCAGCGGGGGTGGATGTGCATTTGATCGTCGGTGGTTTGCGCACCGGCAGCGGCTCAGCGCTGGAGCCGACCACCCGGCGTTACATCCTTGAGCACTGGCAGGCGGTCACCGAGGCCACCGGCCAACCGTTCAAGTTCGACGGCGCGCTGCCCGACGGGTTTGTCTACGACACCGAACCTGCGTGTCGGGCGCTGGTGACGGCGCGCAGCCTGGCACCGGATTGCGCGTGGACACTGCTCGGGTTGATCCAGCAGGCGTTCTACGCCGAAGGCCGCGACGTCACCCACGCCAGCGTGTTGGTGGAGTTGGCGGAGCAGGCCGGTTTGCCGCGCATCGAGTTCGCCGCCGCGTTCGACCGTGCCGATATGCATGCCGCGACGGCTGCCGATTTCACCTGGGTCCAGGACCTGGGCATTGCCGGTTTCCCGACCTTGCTGGCAGAGCGTGATGGTCAATTGGCGTTGCTGACCAATGGGTATCAGCCATTGAGTGTGTTGTCTCCGTTGCTCGGTCGCTGGCTGGAGCGCGCAGCCTGTGCATGACCAGCCCGACGACGTTCCAGCCCCGGCACGTGTCGACCGTCTGAGCTGGGCGGAAATCCGTCGCCTGGCCCTTCACCATAAAAAATCCCTGTGGATCGCCAACGGCGTCGCCGTGTTGGCAACGCTGTGCAGTGTGCCGATTCCCTTGCTACTGCCGTTGCTGGTGGACGAAGTTCTGCTGGGCCACGGCGACGCCGCGCTGAAAATCATGAACCACGCGCTGCCCGACGTCTGGCAGAAAGCGGCGGGTTACATTGGTCTGATGCTGCTGGTGACCCTGGCACTGCGCTGTGCTGCGTTGTTGTTCAACGTGGTGCAGGCGAAATTGTTTGCGGCGCTGGCCAAAGACATCGTGTACCGGATTCGGGTGCGCCTGATCGAACGGCTCAAATGTATCTCGCTGGGGGAATACGAAAGCCTGGGCAGCGGCACGGTGACCACGCACCTGGTCACCGACCTGGACACGCTGGACAAGTTCGTCGGCGAAACCCTCAGTCGCTTCCTCGTGGCCATGCTGACGCTGGTGGGCACCGCCTCCATCCTGATGTGGATGCACTGGAAACTCGCGCTGCTGATCCTGCTGTTCAACCCGCTGGTGATCTATGCCACGGTGCAGTTGGGCAAACGGGTCAAACACCTGAAGAAACTCGAGAACGACAGCACCTCGCGCTTCACCCAGGCCTTGACCGAAACCCTGGATGCCATCCAGGAAGTACGCGCCGGTAACCGTCAGGGCTTTTTCCTCGGACGGCTGGGGCAGCGAGCACGTGAAGTGC
The window above is part of the Pseudomonas sp. B21-048 genome. Proteins encoded here:
- a CDS encoding rhodanese-related sulfurtransferase, producing MTQQIVVAALYKFVTLEDYVALREPLLQAMVDNGIKGTLLIAEEGINGTVSGSREGIDGLMAWLKNDPRMDDIDHKESYCDDQPFYRTKVKLKKEIVTLGVEGVDPNKKVGTYVDPQNWNALISDPEVLLIDTRNDYEVSIGTFEGAIDPKTTSFREFPDYIKANFDPAVHKKVAMFCTGGIRCEKASSYMLNQGFDEVYHLKGGILKYLEEVPQEETKWQGDCFVFDNRVTVRHDLSEGDYDQCHACRTPVSVEDRASEHYVAGISCPHCWDKLSEKTRRSAIDRQKQIELAKARNLPHPIGYNYKQTPSEA
- a CDS encoding BolA family transcriptional regulator; the encoded protein is MTMQQRIESTLGLLQPEHLQVLDESHMHSRGLQTHFKAIVVSQQFEGLNRVKRHQKVYGTLGELMGEFHALALHTYTPQEWAQIDAAPASPTCAGGEKQQKQL
- a CDS encoding DsbA family protein; protein product: MCSWCWGFAPVAKALVEQAQAAGVDVHLIVGGLRTGSGSALEPTTRRYILEHWQAVTEATGQPFKFDGALPDGFVYDTEPACRALVTARSLAPDCAWTLLGLIQQAFYAEGRDVTHASVLVELAEQAGLPRIEFAAAFDRADMHAATAADFTWVQDLGIAGFPTLLAERDGQLALLTNGYQPLSVLSPLLGRWLERAACA